One Oharaeibacter diazotrophicus DNA segment encodes these proteins:
- a CDS encoding ABC transporter ATP-binding protein, whose amino-acid sequence MRDVAALELVGLSKTFVRPAVAGLDLTVRAGEFYALLGPNGAGKTTTLRMVAGLLRPDAGTVRVWGHDALADPIAAKRIMAWIPDEPMIYDKLTPLEYLAFVAGLWSVPNAEAERRAAELLDLLGLDPHADERCEGFSKGMRQKVALAGALIHDPRLIILDEPLTGLDAAAARLVKDVLRARVRAGATIIMTTHILEVAERMAERIGVIAGGRLIAEGTLEELRERAGRSGSTLEEVFLALVAGEGAAREAA is encoded by the coding sequence ATGCGGGACGTCGCGGCACTGGAACTCGTGGGCCTGTCGAAGACCTTCGTCCGCCCGGCGGTGGCCGGGCTGGACCTCACCGTACGCGCCGGCGAGTTCTACGCCCTGCTCGGACCGAACGGCGCCGGCAAGACCACCACGCTGCGCATGGTCGCCGGACTGTTGCGGCCCGACGCCGGCACCGTCCGTGTCTGGGGCCACGACGCGCTCGCGGATCCGATCGCCGCCAAGCGGATCATGGCGTGGATCCCCGACGAGCCGATGATCTACGACAAGCTGACGCCGCTGGAATATCTCGCCTTCGTCGCCGGGCTCTGGAGCGTGCCGAACGCGGAGGCCGAGCGGCGCGCCGCCGAGCTCCTCGACCTGCTCGGCCTCGACCCCCACGCCGACGAGCGCTGCGAGGGCTTCTCCAAGGGCATGCGCCAGAAGGTTGCGCTCGCCGGTGCGCTGATCCACGACCCGCGCCTGATCATCCTCGACGAGCCGCTGACCGGCCTCGACGCCGCCGCCGCCCGCCTCGTCAAGGACGTGCTGCGCGCCCGCGTTCGCGCCGGCGCCACCATCATCATGACCACCCACATTCTCGAGGTCGCCGAGCGGATGGCCGAGCGCATCGGCGTCATCGCCGGCGGCCGGCTGATCGCCGAGGGTACGCTCGAGGAACTCCGCGAGCGCGCCGGCCGCTCCGGCTCGACGCTGGAGGAGGTGTTCCTCGCGCTCGTCGCCGGCGAGGGCGCCGCGAGGGAGGCGGCGTGA
- a CDS encoding permease, whose protein sequence is MSAGSTLVRFARHEARLAWRDWLGMMSGNRTGRERAAILGVALFMLALHVMAYGMVGDFARFADNLDTHDRLVVTGAAFFTFALMLAQALESVTRVVYGRADLDLIASSPAPLPTVFALRAGIAAISTTTMTVIIVGPFVDALALRGGARWLSAYGVVAAMGLAAATVAIAITLALLRFVGPRRTRTAAQIAAAIIGAGFVIGAQAIGIFAYGEMGRFSMFRSPALLEAVPGPDSLLWWPARAAMGDVAALAGALVGAVAVFALAVAVAAPRFARYAVVVAGTQVDGVPTGRAAARRPLKARSAAGYLRAKELRLLGRDPWLISQTLMQVLYLIPPALMLWKGFGSDEDAPVMLAPMVAMAAGQLAGGLAWLAVSGEDAPDLVATAPIGFAAAIRAKIEAVMMAVAVPVAPLLLGFALVDPWVAAVAAAGVALSAASATAIQFLFRKAAKRSHFRRRQTASRVATFAEAFSSISWAGATGLAAASSWYAVAPAGFAAAVLALAWAVSPRHP, encoded by the coding sequence GTGAGCGCCGGTTCGACCCTCGTCCGCTTCGCCCGCCACGAGGCGCGGCTCGCCTGGCGCGACTGGCTCGGCATGATGTCGGGCAACCGGACCGGCCGCGAGCGCGCGGCTATCCTCGGCGTCGCGCTGTTCATGCTCGCCCTCCACGTCATGGCCTACGGCATGGTTGGCGACTTCGCCCGCTTCGCCGACAACCTCGACACCCACGACCGGCTGGTCGTGACCGGCGCCGCCTTCTTCACCTTTGCACTGATGCTGGCGCAGGCGCTGGAATCGGTCACCCGCGTGGTCTACGGCCGCGCCGATCTCGACCTGATCGCCTCCTCGCCGGCGCCGCTGCCGACCGTGTTCGCGCTGCGCGCCGGCATCGCCGCGATCTCGACGACGACGATGACCGTGATCATCGTCGGCCCCTTCGTCGACGCGCTGGCGCTGCGCGGCGGCGCGCGCTGGCTCTCCGCCTACGGTGTCGTCGCGGCGATGGGGCTGGCGGCGGCGACGGTCGCGATCGCGATCACGCTGGCGCTGCTGCGCTTCGTCGGCCCGCGCCGGACCCGCACGGCCGCCCAGATCGCGGCCGCTATCATCGGCGCCGGCTTCGTGATCGGCGCACAGGCGATCGGCATCTTCGCCTACGGCGAGATGGGACGGTTCTCGATGTTCCGCTCGCCGGCCCTGCTCGAGGCCGTGCCCGGACCGGACAGCCTCCTGTGGTGGCCGGCGCGCGCCGCCATGGGCGACGTCGCGGCGCTCGCCGGCGCGCTGGTCGGCGCCGTGGCGGTGTTCGCGCTCGCCGTCGCGGTCGCCGCGCCGCGTTTCGCCCGCTACGCCGTGGTCGTGGCGGGGACGCAGGTCGACGGCGTGCCGACCGGCCGCGCCGCGGCGCGCCGGCCTTTGAAGGCGCGCAGCGCCGCCGGCTACCTCCGCGCCAAGGAACTGCGCCTGCTCGGCCGCGATCCCTGGCTGATCTCGCAGACGCTGATGCAGGTGCTCTACCTGATCCCGCCGGCGCTGATGCTGTGGAAGGGCTTCGGCAGCGACGAGGACGCACCGGTGATGCTGGCGCCGATGGTCGCGATGGCGGCGGGCCAGCTCGCCGGCGGCCTCGCCTGGCTGGCCGTCTCCGGCGAGGACGCCCCCGACCTCGTCGCGACCGCGCCGATCGGCTTCGCCGCGGCGATCCGCGCCAAGATCGAGGCGGTGATGATGGCCGTCGCCGTGCCGGTGGCGCCGCTGCTCCTCGGCTTCGCGCTGGTCGACCCCTGGGTCGCCGCGGTGGCGGCGGCGGGCGTCGCGCTGTCGGCCGCCTCGGCGACGGCGATCCAGTTCCTGTTCCGCAAGGCCGCCAAGCGCAGCCACTTCCGCCGCCGCCAGACCGCCTCGCGCGTCGCCACCTTCGCCGAGGCGTTCTCCTCGATCTCCTGGGCGGGCGCCACCGGCCTCGCCGCGGCGTCGTCGTGGTACGCGGTCGCGCCCGCCGGCTTCGCCGCCGCGGTGCTGGCGCTCGCCTGGGCGGTCAGCCCGCGCCACCCCTGA
- a CDS encoding methyltransferase family protein has product MSFEDFVRAFVACYFIFVALHYTARLSGLRARRGFPHAPVGPWRSANGLNQIVFRLFRAAILGLMTLRVFVPATDVFLGALPVLETDAVRAVGFVAMCAGLAVADHAHSYLADEWRSGTAARAADVLVTDGPYARSRNPIFTGVLIGQAGLFLAAPSLFTLACLAIGAAVILRQVGVEERTLAGRFGGRYAAYRARVPRWGAVGMAARGVTERR; this is encoded by the coding sequence GTGTCGTTCGAGGACTTCGTGCGGGCGTTCGTAGCCTGCTACTTCATCTTCGTCGCGCTGCACTACACGGCGCGGCTGTCGGGCCTGCGCGCCCGACGCGGCTTCCCGCATGCGCCGGTCGGGCCGTGGCGGAGCGCCAACGGGCTGAACCAGATCGTGTTCCGGCTGTTCCGGGCGGCGATCCTGGGACTGATGACACTACGCGTCTTCGTGCCGGCGACCGACGTCTTTCTCGGCGCGCTGCCGGTGCTCGAGACGGACGCTGTCCGCGCGGTCGGCTTCGTGGCGATGTGCGCGGGGCTGGCGGTCGCCGACCACGCCCATTCCTACCTCGCCGACGAATGGCGCTCCGGCACCGCGGCGCGGGCCGCCGATGTACTGGTGACCGACGGGCCCTATGCCCGCTCGCGCAATCCGATCTTCACCGGCGTGCTGATCGGGCAGGCCGGCCTGTTCCTGGCGGCGCCGTCGCTGTTCACGCTCGCCTGCCTCGCCATCGGCGCAGCCGTGATCCTGCGGCAGGTCGGCGTCGAGGAGCGCACCCTCGCCGGCCGCTTCGGGGGACGCTACGCCGCCTATCGCGCGCGCGTGCCGCGCTGGGGAGCGGTGGGGATGGCCGCGCGCGGGGTGACGGAGAGGCGCTGA
- a CDS encoding aminotransferase, protein MKPTNPIFTGLPTTIFEVMSRLAVETGAINLGQGFPDVDGPEEIRRAAADALMAGPNQYPSMMGIPELRRAVAESNRRFHGLDVDWQSEVMVTSGATEAICDSILGLVSPGDEVVLIEPLYDCYLPIVRQAGGIPKLVRIAPPTWTIDPDQLAAAFSDRTKAIVINTPMNPAGKVFTEAELQLIADLCQKHDAYVIADEVYEHLVYDGRRHLSPMALPGMRERVVRIGSAGKTFSLTAWKIGYVTAPPHLLAPIAKVHQFVTFTTPPDLQAAVARGLRLGDDYYEGFAAGLAAKRDRLSAGLADLGFEVLPSAGTYFVTTDVGPLGIADDREACLTMTREAGVAAVPVSAFYASDPPTNYIRFCFCKRDEVLDEALERLGRWLKTGRKSAATG, encoded by the coding sequence ATGAAGCCGACCAACCCGATCTTCACCGGCCTGCCCACCACCATCTTCGAGGTGATGTCCCGCCTCGCGGTGGAGACCGGGGCGATCAACCTCGGCCAGGGCTTTCCCGACGTCGACGGCCCCGAGGAGATCCGCCGCGCCGCGGCCGACGCGCTGATGGCCGGGCCGAACCAGTATCCCTCGATGATGGGCATCCCCGAACTGCGTCGGGCGGTGGCGGAGAGCAACCGGCGCTTCCACGGCCTCGACGTCGACTGGCAGAGCGAGGTGATGGTGACCTCCGGGGCGACCGAGGCGATCTGCGATTCGATCCTCGGACTGGTCTCGCCCGGCGACGAGGTCGTGCTGATCGAGCCGCTCTACGACTGCTACCTGCCGATCGTGCGACAGGCCGGCGGCATCCCGAAGCTGGTGCGGATCGCGCCGCCGACCTGGACGATCGACCCGGACCAACTCGCCGCCGCCTTCTCCGACCGCACCAAGGCGATCGTGATCAACACGCCGATGAACCCGGCCGGCAAGGTGTTCACCGAGGCGGAGCTGCAGCTGATCGCCGACCTCTGCCAGAAGCACGACGCCTACGTGATCGCCGACGAGGTCTACGAGCACCTCGTCTACGACGGCCGCCGCCACCTCTCGCCGATGGCGCTGCCGGGCATGCGCGAGCGCGTCGTCCGGATCGGCTCGGCCGGCAAGACCTTCTCGCTGACCGCCTGGAAGATCGGCTACGTCACCGCTCCGCCGCACCTCCTGGCGCCGATCGCCAAGGTGCACCAGTTCGTCACCTTCACGACCCCGCCCGACCTCCAGGCCGCCGTCGCCCGCGGCCTCCGGCTCGGCGACGATTATTACGAGGGCTTCGCCGCCGGCCTCGCCGCCAAGCGCGACCGCCTCTCGGCCGGGCTCGCCGACCTCGGCTTCGAGGTGCTGCCGAGTGCCGGCACCTATTTCGTCACCACCGACGTCGGCCCGCTCGGCATCGCCGACGACCGCGAGGCCTGCCTGACCATGACGCGGGAGGCCGGCGTCGCCGCCGTGCCGGTCTCGGCCTTCTACGCCTCCGACCCGCCGACCAACTACATCCGCTTCTGCTTCTGCAAGCGCGACGAGGTGCTCGACGAGGCGCTCGAACGGCTTGGCAGGTGGTTGAAAACCGGTCGGAAATCCGCGGCGACCGGTTAG
- a CDS encoding SDR family NAD(P)-dependent oxidoreductase, with product MNRVTMLVGAAEPFGRAILSALLDAGDTVAVVAVDGEASDEIETETDGRAVAFAVDPTDPENVAETFDAVVDAMGAPGAMVLLVEEAQPAWLIDGGAEGVNAAVQHRIVAPLTMVALAAERMEAGAAIALVLPSTGAHSVAKALTGATRGALEGFVRGAATELAVADIRINAVLTGAVDADAGVRPVRRTPLSRPAEPEDVAAAVLFLIADEARGVTGECLAVDGGAGASRAVP from the coding sequence ATGAACCGGGTCACGATGCTGGTCGGCGCGGCGGAACCGTTCGGGCGCGCCATCCTGTCCGCCCTGCTCGACGCCGGCGACACCGTCGCGGTGGTCGCCGTCGACGGCGAGGCGTCCGACGAGATCGAGACGGAGACCGACGGCCGCGCCGTCGCCTTCGCGGTCGATCCGACCGATCCGGAGAACGTGGCCGAGACCTTCGACGCGGTCGTCGACGCCATGGGCGCGCCGGGCGCGATGGTGCTGCTGGTCGAGGAGGCGCAGCCGGCCTGGCTGATCGACGGCGGGGCCGAAGGCGTCAACGCCGCCGTGCAGCACCGCATCGTCGCGCCGCTGACCATGGTCGCGCTCGCCGCCGAGCGCATGGAGGCCGGCGCCGCCATCGCGCTGGTGCTGCCCTCGACCGGCGCCCATTCGGTCGCCAAGGCGCTGACCGGGGCCACCCGCGGCGCGCTCGAGGGCTTCGTGCGCGGCGCCGCCACCGAACTCGCGGTCGCCGACATCCGGATCAACGCCGTGCTGACCGGGGCGGTCGACGCCGACGCCGGCGTGCGCCCGGTCCGCCGCACGCCGCTGTCGCGCCCGGCCGAGCCGGAGGACGTCGCCGCCGCGGTGCTGTTCCTGATCGCCGACGAGGCGCGCGGCGTCACCGGCGAATGCCTCGCCGTCGACGGCGGCGCCGGGGCGTCGCGGGCGGTGCCGTAG
- a CDS encoding creatininase family protein, with the protein MTRSFAWWDLSTADFSARDLSNTVVIFPVAAVEQHGPHLPVRVDAAIGAGLLAAALDGLPEGADVLVLPQMPYGKSDEHLAFPGTLTLSGDTLAAVWFEIAASVARAGARKLLFFNAHGGQMALMDIVCRRIRVELGLLAVACSWFRITPVDDLFPAAEIEHGIHGGDIETSVMLALHGDLVAMDRAENFVPLTVEIERSGSALTAEGRVGFGWQAQDLHPAGVCGDASAATAAKGEAVIARAAEALRRLVADVAAFDMARLTGRTRFDRG; encoded by the coding sequence ATGACCCGCTCCTTCGCCTGGTGGGACCTGTCCACCGCCGACTTTTCCGCCCGCGACCTCTCGAACACCGTGGTGATCTTCCCCGTCGCCGCCGTCGAGCAGCACGGGCCGCACCTGCCGGTCCGGGTCGACGCCGCGATCGGCGCCGGCCTGCTCGCCGCCGCGCTCGACGGCCTGCCCGAGGGCGCCGACGTGCTGGTGCTGCCGCAGATGCCCTACGGCAAGTCGGACGAGCACCTCGCCTTCCCGGGCACGCTGACGCTCTCCGGCGACACGCTAGCCGCGGTCTGGTTCGAGATCGCCGCCTCGGTGGCGCGGGCCGGGGCGCGCAAGCTGTTGTTCTTCAACGCCCACGGCGGTCAGATGGCGCTGATGGACATCGTCTGTCGGCGGATCCGGGTCGAGCTCGGCCTGCTCGCCGTCGCCTGCTCGTGGTTCCGGATCACGCCCGTCGACGACCTCTTCCCCGCCGCCGAGATCGAGCACGGCATCCACGGCGGCGACATCGAGACCAGCGTCATGCTCGCCCTCCACGGCGACCTCGTCGCCATGGACCGGGCCGAGAACTTCGTGCCGCTGACGGTCGAGATCGAGCGTTCCGGCAGCGCGCTCACCGCCGAGGGCCGGGTCGGGTTCGGCTGGCAGGCCCAGGACCTCCACCCCGCCGGCGTCTGCGGCGACGCCTCGGCCGCCACCGCCGCCAAGGGCGAGGCGGTGATCGCCCGCGCCGCCGAAGCCCTCCGCCGCCTCGTCGCCGACGTCGCCGCCTTCGACATGGCGCGCCTCACCGGCCGTACGCGGTTCGACCGCGGCTGA
- a CDS encoding class I adenylate-forming enzyme family protein, which translates to MLMHRLLEASAARTPDRVAFRWVDRQRTATYAEAVAAMEAMAGGLADLGVRPGDRVLVFAHNGLDYLVAMLGAWRLGAISALVNVRYADDLAYYVGDHAPTVIVYTHDMANPVRAAVAAAGLDARLICMDGPQEGAVSLPELMAAGLAAPADPGRPDAVAHLSYTSGTTGRPKGACLAHEPTVTACRVIGERLRIRADDRSFGPTALSSSYQLVANLLPQLAVGATVNVMGRWTQQAGWDALAATQATMFVGNPVVLTELLEESEARGRLPSPLRFGLSGGGPVPPTLKRAFRDVLKLPLVESYGQSELGGFFALGFPELEPDDDRLMRVGPPLPDKEVAILTSADEPAALGRVGEISLRGGFMAGYWGKPEKTAEATRGGWLRSGDLGSMDADGFVTMRGRRSELVTVDGVDWFPRDVEEALAAEPGVLLAALVGLTGPDGTRPVAFVTARAGAVLDTAALAAAIAPKLPYDLAKLEIRVAAELPTTPTGKIAKATLAETAGG; encoded by the coding sequence ATGCTGATGCACCGCCTGCTCGAGGCGAGCGCCGCGCGCACGCCGGACCGCGTCGCCTTCCGCTGGGTCGACCGCCAGCGCACCGCCACCTACGCCGAGGCCGTCGCCGCCATGGAGGCGATGGCCGGCGGCCTCGCCGACCTCGGCGTCCGCCCGGGCGACCGCGTGCTGGTGTTCGCCCACAACGGCCTCGACTATCTCGTCGCCATGCTCGGGGCGTGGCGGCTCGGCGCCATCTCGGCGCTGGTCAACGTCCGTTACGCCGACGACCTCGCCTACTACGTCGGCGACCACGCCCCGACGGTGATCGTCTACACCCACGACATGGCCAACCCGGTCCGCGCCGCGGTGGCGGCGGCCGGTCTCGACGCCCGGCTGATCTGCATGGACGGGCCACAGGAGGGCGCGGTGTCGCTGCCCGAGTTGATGGCCGCCGGCCTCGCCGCCCCCGCCGATCCCGGCCGTCCGGATGCGGTCGCCCACCTCTCCTACACCTCCGGCACCACCGGCCGGCCGAAGGGCGCCTGCCTCGCCCACGAACCGACGGTGACCGCTTGCCGGGTGATCGGCGAGCGCCTGCGCATCCGCGCCGACGACCGCTCCTTCGGGCCGACGGCGCTGTCGTCGTCCTACCAGCTGGTCGCCAACCTGTTGCCGCAGCTCGCGGTCGGCGCCACCGTCAACGTCATGGGCCGCTGGACGCAGCAGGCCGGCTGGGACGCCCTCGCCGCAACGCAAGCCACCATGTTCGTCGGCAATCCGGTGGTGCTGACGGAACTGCTCGAGGAATCGGAGGCGCGCGGCCGCCTGCCTTCGCCGCTGCGCTTCGGCCTCTCCGGCGGCGGACCGGTGCCGCCGACGCTGAAGCGCGCCTTCCGCGACGTGCTGAAGCTGCCGCTGGTCGAGAGCTACGGCCAGAGCGAGCTCGGCGGCTTCTTCGCCCTCGGCTTTCCCGAGCTCGAGCCCGACGACGACCGCCTGATGCGCGTCGGCCCGCCGCTGCCGGACAAGGAGGTGGCGATCCTCACCTCCGCCGACGAACCGGCCGCGCTGGGGCGCGTCGGCGAGATCTCGCTGCGCGGCGGCTTCATGGCCGGCTATTGGGGCAAGCCGGAGAAGACCGCCGAGGCGACTCGTGGCGGCTGGCTGCGCTCCGGCGACCTCGGTTCGATGGACGCCGACGGCTTCGTCACCATGCGCGGCCGCCGCTCCGAACTCGTCACCGTCGACGGCGTCGACTGGTTCCCGCGCGACGTCGAGGAGGCGCTCGCCGCCGAGCCCGGCGTGCTGCTCGCCGCGCTCGTCGGCCTGACGGGGCCGGACGGCACCCGACCGGTCGCCTTCGTCACCGCCCGCGCCGGCGCGGTGCTCGACACCGCCGCCCTCGCCGCCGCGATCGCGCCGAAGCTGCCCTACGACCTCGCCAAGCTCGAGATCCGCGTCGCCGCCGAGCTTCCGACGACGCCGACCGGCAAGATCGCCAAGGCGACGCTGGCCGAGACCGCGGGCGGCTGA
- a CDS encoding L,D-transpeptidase family protein — protein sequence MRPVPGKRAIAALLVAFATAACSTLYDIDQAERSIQPIPSALRSEMARLGMAETAPILIRVFKQESELELWKKDRTGRYALLKTYPICRWSGKLGPKRFEGDRQTPEGFYAISRRQMNPDSRYYLSFNLGFPNRLEAAQGFQGAALMIHGACSSSGCYAVTDEAAAEIYVVAREAFRGGQEAFQVQALPFRMTPVNLALHRDDPNMPFWRTLKDGADVFEVTRREPTVGWCGRRYVFDAPNVGRDFDPLAACPALETDPAVAAAVAAKQARDDAAVATVAASYPVLPAMSYVDGGMHPRFREILERDGARKLAKLTSERAPVSRPEAALADPYVPGLLPPPVDATLTGSVAATTTAAAAAVAPAITAGQ from the coding sequence TTGAGACCGGTTCCGGGCAAACGCGCGATCGCCGCGCTCCTCGTCGCGTTCGCGACCGCCGCCTGCTCGACGCTCTACGACATCGACCAGGCCGAACGCTCGATCCAGCCGATCCCCTCCGCGCTCAGGAGCGAGATGGCGCGGCTCGGCATGGCCGAGACGGCGCCGATCCTGATCCGCGTGTTCAAGCAGGAGAGCGAGCTCGAGCTCTGGAAGAAGGACCGCACCGGCCGCTACGCGCTCCTGAAGACCTACCCGATCTGCCGCTGGTCCGGGAAGCTCGGGCCGAAGCGCTTCGAGGGCGACCGGCAGACGCCGGAAGGCTTCTACGCGATCTCCCGCCGGCAGATGAACCCGGACAGCCGCTATTACCTCTCCTTCAATCTCGGCTTCCCCAACCGGCTCGAGGCCGCTCAAGGCTTCCAGGGCGCGGCGCTGATGATCCACGGCGCCTGCTCGTCGTCCGGCTGCTACGCCGTCACCGACGAGGCGGCGGCGGAGATCTACGTGGTGGCGCGCGAGGCGTTCCGCGGCGGGCAGGAGGCGTTCCAGGTCCAGGCGCTGCCGTTCCGGATGACGCCGGTGAACCTCGCCCTCCACCGCGACGACCCCAACATGCCGTTCTGGCGCACCCTCAAGGACGGCGCCGACGTCTTCGAGGTGACCCGGCGCGAGCCGACGGTCGGCTGGTGCGGCCGCCGCTACGTCTTCGACGCCCCCAACGTCGGCCGCGACTTCGACCCGCTCGCCGCCTGCCCGGCGCTCGAGACCGACCCCGCGGTCGCCGCCGCCGTCGCCGCCAAGCAGGCGCGCGACGACGCCGCCGTCGCCACCGTCGCGGCGTCCTATCCGGTGCTGCCGGCGATGTCCTACGTCGACGGCGGCATGCACCCGCGCTTCCGCGAGATCCTGGAGCGCGACGGCGCGCGCAAGCTCGCCAAGCTGACGTCGGAACGCGCGCCCGTGAGCCGCCCCGAGGCCGCCCTCGCCGATCCCTACGTGCCCGGCCTGCTGCCGCCCCCGGTCGACGCCACCCTGACCGGCTCGGTCGCCGCCACCACCACCGCGGCGGCGGCCGCCGTCGCGCCGGCCATAACGGCGGGCCAATAG